In Vibrio marisflavi CECT 7928, the following are encoded in one genomic region:
- a CDS encoding YagK/YfjJ domain-containing protein — MSYHSNSSIIQHEGENWEVNVGDRGQYKICPSHLKKMITQLNIMVEKYPRVFCVVFDLHLPEYSENNAIISDLWRSLIPTIKAKYKVKDVGYCWTREQETAESQHYHCVLFLDGKQIRHSGKLRGIIASKWKSVGGSYFSQLEHPDYNIEHNDFQTKQALIYRLSYHAKQRGKGRRATQAKDYGMSRLKRK; from the coding sequence ATGTCATACCACTCTAACTCATCAATTATTCAACACGAGGGCGAGAACTGGGAAGTGAATGTAGGTGACAGGGGGCAATACAAAATCTGTCCTAGCCACCTTAAGAAGATGATCACACAGCTCAACATTATGGTGGAGAAATACCCAAGAGTGTTTTGTGTGGTGTTTGACTTACATCTACCAGAATACAGCGAAAATAATGCCATTATCTCAGATCTTTGGCGCAGCCTCATTCCTACCATCAAAGCAAAGTATAAAGTTAAGGACGTTGGCTACTGTTGGACTAGAGAGCAAGAAACGGCAGAGAGTCAGCACTATCACTGTGTGTTATTTCTTGATGGGAAACAAATACGTCACTCGGGTAAGTTGCGCGGTATTATTGCTTCAAAATGGAAGTCAGTAGGAGGCTCGTATTTCTCTCAGCTCGAGCATCCTGATTACAATATTGAACACAATGATTTTCAAACTAAGCAAGCGCTGATATACCGATTATCTTACCATGCTAAACAGCGAGGTAAGGGCAGAAGAGCGACACAAGCTAAAGACTACGGTATGAGTCGCTTAAAGAGAAAATGA